In Capsicum annuum cultivar UCD-10X-F1 chromosome 11, UCD10Xv1.1, whole genome shotgun sequence, one genomic interval encodes:
- the LOC107856150 gene encoding protein NRT1/ PTR FAMILY 1.2 isoform X2 — protein sequence MITKTEVEEKSRKGGLRTMPFIIVNESFEQVASYGLQPNMIIYLMTFYHMNAATGASILGIWNALSFGLAIGMVILWLTTMIPQLKSSPCSQFQHVCNGTTPIQLAVLLSSFGFMSLGAGFVRPCSIIFGADQLEKKEDPQNQRLIDSYFNWYYGSIGISTICAVTVIIYIQDRYGWQVGFGIPVILIFFSVSMFLTGSPLYVKVKAKESLFMGLVQEVVAAFRKRFTNIPLIDFDDSYQQPHESEILAPSNDFRCLNRACMIQDPQRDLNPDGSASNPWSLCSVEQVGSLKALFKVLPMWSTGIVIFVMTRQFPFAVLQTKTMDRHIFPQFEVPAASFSVFMMIAYTIWIIIYDRVLVLLSQYTGRPRGLSPVIRMGIGLIISCMSMALSAITESIRRKRAIEEGHGDDPSALVNMSAMWFVPQYALLGVAEAAYAVGQIEFFYSLLPKSMSSIASAMATTGAAASCFAASVLVNGVNWFSSTRGKTSWLSSNINRGHLDYYFSLLTFLSLLNFLYFLVVCRLYEPGNDGSSRLSHEAEEKECAYRLLP from the exons ATGATAACAAAAacagaagttgaagaaaaatcaagaaagggTGGTCTTAGAACCATGCCTTTCATAATTG TGAATGAATCATTTGAGCAGGTGGCAAGTTATGGTTTACAGCCAAACATGATAATCTATTTGATGACATTTTATCACATGAATGCTGCCACTGGAGCTAGCATTCTTGGAATATGGAATGCACTTTCATTTGGGCTGGCTATT GGAATGGTTATTCTTTGGCTCACCACCATGATTCCACAACTCAAGTCTTCACCCTGCTCTCAGTTTCAACATGTTTGTAATGGAACAACACCAATCCAACTGGCTGTTCTTTTATCATCTTTTGGGTTTATGTCTCTTGGAGCTGGTTTTGTTAGACCTTGTTCTATAATATTTGGTGCCGATCAACTGGAGAAAAAAGAGGATCCCCAGAACCAGAGGCTTATTGATAGCTATTTCAACTGGTATTATGGTAGCATAGGGATTTCAACTATATGTGCAGTTACTGTTATCATTTATATTCAAGATCGTTATGGTTGGCAAGTTGGCTTCGGTATTCCTGTGATCCTCATATTTTTCTCCGTTTCAATGTTCCTAACCGGATCTCCGTTATATGTCAAAGTGAAAGCTAAAGAGAGCTTGTTCATGGGATTGGTTCAAGAAGTTGTAGCAGCTTTTCGGAAAAGATTTACCAATATTCCGTTGATTGATTTCGATGACTCCTATCAACAGCCACATGAATCAGAGATCTTGGCGCCGTCAAATGACTTCAG GTGTTTAAATAGAGCTTGCATGATTCAAGATCCTCAACGAGATTTGAATCCTGATGGATCAGCTTCAAATCCGTGGAGTCTCTGTAGTGTGGAACAGGTGGGATCATTGAAGGCTCTTTTTAAAGTACTTCCAATGTGGTCCACTGGTATTGTGATCTTTGTGATGACACGTCAATTCCCATTCGCGGTACTTCAAACAAAGACCATGGATAGACATATCTTCCCTCAGTTTGAAGTACCTGCAGCATCTTTCAGTGTGTTCATGATGATTGCTTATACAATCTGGATTATCATTTATGATCGTGTTTTAGTCCTGCTATCACAATATACTGGAAGGCCAAGAGGACTAAGTCCTGTCATCCGAATGGGGATTGGCTTAATAATCTCTTGTATGTCCATGGCATTGTCAGCAATAACAGAAAGCATAAGACGTAAAAGGGCAATAGAGGAAGGGCACGGGGATGACCCAAGTGCTTTAGTGAACATGTCTGCTATGTGGTTTGTGCCACAGTATGCACTACTCGGAGTAGCTGAGGCTGCATATGCAGTTGGACAGATTGAGTTCTTTTACTCTCTGTTACCCAAAAGTATGTCCAGCATTGCATCAGCTATGGCAACAACGGGGGCTGCGGCATCGTGTTTTGCTGCAAGTGTTTTGGTGAATGGGGTGAATTGGTTTTCATCAACCAGAGGTAAAACGAGCTGGCTCTCGAGCAACATTAATAGGGGTCACCTGGATTACTATTTCTCGCTACTTACTTTTTTGAGTTTGCTCAACTTCTTATATTTTCTGGTGGTCTGCCGATTATATGAACCTGGCAATGATGGGAGCAGTAGGTTATCTCATGAGGCAGAAGAAAAAGAATGTGCTTATAGGCTTttaccctaa
- the LOC107856150 gene encoding protein NRT1/ PTR FAMILY 1.2 isoform X3: MVILWLTTMIPQLKSSPCSQFQHVCNGTTPIQLAVLLSSFGFMSLGAGFVRPCSIIFGADQLEKKEDPQNQRLIDSYFNWYYGSIGISTICAVTVIIYIQDRYGWQVGFGIPVILIFFSVSMFLTGSPLYVKVKAKESLFMGLVQEVVAAFRKRFTNIPLIDFDDSYQQPHESEILAPSNDFRCLNRACMIQDPQRDLNPDGSASNPWSLCSVEQVGSLKALFKVLPMWSTGIVIFVMTRQFPFAVLQTKTMDRHIFPQFEVPAASFSVFMMIAYTIWIIIYDRVLVLLSQYTGRPRGLSPVIRMGIGLIISCMSMALSAITESIRRKRAIEEGHGDDPSALVNMSAMWFVPQYALLGVAEAAYAVGQIEFFYSLLPKSMSSIASAMATTGAAASCFAASVLVNGVNWFSSTRGKTSWLSSNINRGHLDYYFSLLTFLSLLNFLYFLVVCRLYEPGNDGSSRLSHEAEEKECAYRLLP, translated from the exons ATGGTTATTCTTTGGCTCACCACCATGATTCCACAACTCAAGTCTTCACCCTGCTCTCAGTTTCAACATGTTTGTAATGGAACAACACCAATCCAACTGGCTGTTCTTTTATCATCTTTTGGGTTTATGTCTCTTGGAGCTGGTTTTGTTAGACCTTGTTCTATAATATTTGGTGCCGATCAACTGGAGAAAAAAGAGGATCCCCAGAACCAGAGGCTTATTGATAGCTATTTCAACTGGTATTATGGTAGCATAGGGATTTCAACTATATGTGCAGTTACTGTTATCATTTATATTCAAGATCGTTATGGTTGGCAAGTTGGCTTCGGTATTCCTGTGATCCTCATATTTTTCTCCGTTTCAATGTTCCTAACCGGATCTCCGTTATATGTCAAAGTGAAAGCTAAAGAGAGCTTGTTCATGGGATTGGTTCAAGAAGTTGTAGCAGCTTTTCGGAAAAGATTTACCAATATTCCGTTGATTGATTTCGATGACTCCTATCAACAGCCACATGAATCAGAGATCTTGGCGCCGTCAAATGACTTCAG GTGTTTAAATAGAGCTTGCATGATTCAAGATCCTCAACGAGATTTGAATCCTGATGGATCAGCTTCAAATCCGTGGAGTCTCTGTAGTGTGGAACAGGTGGGATCATTGAAGGCTCTTTTTAAAGTACTTCCAATGTGGTCCACTGGTATTGTGATCTTTGTGATGACACGTCAATTCCCATTCGCGGTACTTCAAACAAAGACCATGGATAGACATATCTTCCCTCAGTTTGAAGTACCTGCAGCATCTTTCAGTGTGTTCATGATGATTGCTTATACAATCTGGATTATCATTTATGATCGTGTTTTAGTCCTGCTATCACAATATACTGGAAGGCCAAGAGGACTAAGTCCTGTCATCCGAATGGGGATTGGCTTAATAATCTCTTGTATGTCCATGGCATTGTCAGCAATAACAGAAAGCATAAGACGTAAAAGGGCAATAGAGGAAGGGCACGGGGATGACCCAAGTGCTTTAGTGAACATGTCTGCTATGTGGTTTGTGCCACAGTATGCACTACTCGGAGTAGCTGAGGCTGCATATGCAGTTGGACAGATTGAGTTCTTTTACTCTCTGTTACCCAAAAGTATGTCCAGCATTGCATCAGCTATGGCAACAACGGGGGCTGCGGCATCGTGTTTTGCTGCAAGTGTTTTGGTGAATGGGGTGAATTGGTTTTCATCAACCAGAGGTAAAACGAGCTGGCTCTCGAGCAACATTAATAGGGGTCACCTGGATTACTATTTCTCGCTACTTACTTTTTTGAGTTTGCTCAACTTCTTATATTTTCTGGTGGTCTGCCGATTATATGAACCTGGCAATGATGGGAGCAGTAGGTTATCTCATGAGGCAGAAGAAAAAGAATGTGCTTATAGGCTTttaccctaa
- the LOC107856150 gene encoding protein NRT1/ PTR FAMILY 1.2 isoform X1, producing MITKTEVEEKSRKGGLRTMPFIIVNESFEQVASYGLQPNMIIYLMTFYHMNAATGASILGIWNALSFGLAIVGAFVADSYLGRFRVVVIGSISTLIGMVILWLTTMIPQLKSSPCSQFQHVCNGTTPIQLAVLLSSFGFMSLGAGFVRPCSIIFGADQLEKKEDPQNQRLIDSYFNWYYGSIGISTICAVTVIIYIQDRYGWQVGFGIPVILIFFSVSMFLTGSPLYVKVKAKESLFMGLVQEVVAAFRKRFTNIPLIDFDDSYQQPHESEILAPSNDFRCLNRACMIQDPQRDLNPDGSASNPWSLCSVEQVGSLKALFKVLPMWSTGIVIFVMTRQFPFAVLQTKTMDRHIFPQFEVPAASFSVFMMIAYTIWIIIYDRVLVLLSQYTGRPRGLSPVIRMGIGLIISCMSMALSAITESIRRKRAIEEGHGDDPSALVNMSAMWFVPQYALLGVAEAAYAVGQIEFFYSLLPKSMSSIASAMATTGAAASCFAASVLVNGVNWFSSTRGKTSWLSSNINRGHLDYYFSLLTFLSLLNFLYFLVVCRLYEPGNDGSSRLSHEAEEKECAYRLLP from the exons ATGATAACAAAAacagaagttgaagaaaaatcaagaaagggTGGTCTTAGAACCATGCCTTTCATAATTG TGAATGAATCATTTGAGCAGGTGGCAAGTTATGGTTTACAGCCAAACATGATAATCTATTTGATGACATTTTATCACATGAATGCTGCCACTGGAGCTAGCATTCTTGGAATATGGAATGCACTTTCATTTGGGCTGGCTATTGTAGGTGCATTTGTTGCGGATTCTTATTTGGGTCGGTTCCGAGTTGTTGTCATTGGATCTATATCTACCCTTATA GGAATGGTTATTCTTTGGCTCACCACCATGATTCCACAACTCAAGTCTTCACCCTGCTCTCAGTTTCAACATGTTTGTAATGGAACAACACCAATCCAACTGGCTGTTCTTTTATCATCTTTTGGGTTTATGTCTCTTGGAGCTGGTTTTGTTAGACCTTGTTCTATAATATTTGGTGCCGATCAACTGGAGAAAAAAGAGGATCCCCAGAACCAGAGGCTTATTGATAGCTATTTCAACTGGTATTATGGTAGCATAGGGATTTCAACTATATGTGCAGTTACTGTTATCATTTATATTCAAGATCGTTATGGTTGGCAAGTTGGCTTCGGTATTCCTGTGATCCTCATATTTTTCTCCGTTTCAATGTTCCTAACCGGATCTCCGTTATATGTCAAAGTGAAAGCTAAAGAGAGCTTGTTCATGGGATTGGTTCAAGAAGTTGTAGCAGCTTTTCGGAAAAGATTTACCAATATTCCGTTGATTGATTTCGATGACTCCTATCAACAGCCACATGAATCAGAGATCTTGGCGCCGTCAAATGACTTCAG GTGTTTAAATAGAGCTTGCATGATTCAAGATCCTCAACGAGATTTGAATCCTGATGGATCAGCTTCAAATCCGTGGAGTCTCTGTAGTGTGGAACAGGTGGGATCATTGAAGGCTCTTTTTAAAGTACTTCCAATGTGGTCCACTGGTATTGTGATCTTTGTGATGACACGTCAATTCCCATTCGCGGTACTTCAAACAAAGACCATGGATAGACATATCTTCCCTCAGTTTGAAGTACCTGCAGCATCTTTCAGTGTGTTCATGATGATTGCTTATACAATCTGGATTATCATTTATGATCGTGTTTTAGTCCTGCTATCACAATATACTGGAAGGCCAAGAGGACTAAGTCCTGTCATCCGAATGGGGATTGGCTTAATAATCTCTTGTATGTCCATGGCATTGTCAGCAATAACAGAAAGCATAAGACGTAAAAGGGCAATAGAGGAAGGGCACGGGGATGACCCAAGTGCTTTAGTGAACATGTCTGCTATGTGGTTTGTGCCACAGTATGCACTACTCGGAGTAGCTGAGGCTGCATATGCAGTTGGACAGATTGAGTTCTTTTACTCTCTGTTACCCAAAAGTATGTCCAGCATTGCATCAGCTATGGCAACAACGGGGGCTGCGGCATCGTGTTTTGCTGCAAGTGTTTTGGTGAATGGGGTGAATTGGTTTTCATCAACCAGAGGTAAAACGAGCTGGCTCTCGAGCAACATTAATAGGGGTCACCTGGATTACTATTTCTCGCTACTTACTTTTTTGAGTTTGCTCAACTTCTTATATTTTCTGGTGGTCTGCCGATTATATGAACCTGGCAATGATGGGAGCAGTAGGTTATCTCATGAGGCAGAAGAAAAAGAATGTGCTTATAGGCTTttaccctaa